TTTGAAATCAAGGCTCAACAAGCCCGAAAAGAGAAGTGAAGTTGAGCTTATATTACCCAAATCCTGATTAGGTAAATATTTATCGACTGTCTCATAAAGAAGTTGTTCAAaactgtttttttcttttacacCAACCAGCCTATCTGCAAATATTCTCCAAGCTTCGTAAGCCCATAACCGTATTAGTGATCTTAGTGTTTGCCTTGGACCAGTGTTAATTGCAGTGTAGACACCCCTAACCAAACGTGTTAATTCTCTTGGTGAAAAAAGATAGTGTGATTGAAGCCCAGTACTGTATCTTGCTTTACATTCGTTATATAAATGAACGGAAGCGCGGGCGAAGGGCTCTGTGTATGATCTGAACTCAGGGACTAGCTTGAAAATGGCTTTGTaataaatttcataaaTTTGAGAAAGAGATTTTCCGCTGGGATAACCTAGGTAAAGAATAGCAGCATGTCGTGTAAATCTTTCTGACATAGGAATTCTACCTGGGTCGGTTGGAGGATTGCAGGCACCAACAATATGTATCCTCTCTATTGTCACCCACTTATTTTCTGGCGTTTTCCAAAATCCTTGCTTTTCCATCAACTGCCTTAAGAATAAGACGACATTTTGAGAACCATACTTGTCGAGTTTTGGTAAATTAATCTCGTCACAAAATaataccaaattttttatatcCGATTTTGGTAACAAAGTAAGGCCTTTTGATGTAGTTACGTAGTTTGTATGCCTATGCAAGGCTGACAAAATATGTTCTGTGGTCGTGTCTTTCGAAAaatttattccaacaacaTCATAGAGCGAAGAGTTCCGGAGTGCATTATTCATAATCATTGTTTTACCAGATCCAGGTGGCCCACAAAGGATAATACCCCTTTTTGAATTGAGCAAGtcataaaaaattttctcatGCTTAATCGTATCAATTGTAGGAATAACAATGTCAGGCCTCATGACCTCATGTGCTTCTAAAGAAACAGAGGGAATTTCGGAACAAAAGGAACTAAAACTCAACTTATCGTTCGCAATAACTATGGTAGAATAATCTGATAGTTCTTGGCTGTCATGTCCAAAATAAGTGTTTATAGTTTGTATAAAAGCTCTTTGTGATTCACCAGTTGAATCACCAGCTAGTGCATATAGTAGGGATCTCTTAATCAATAAAGTAATCACATCTTTCAAACTTTTATCGTCCAAGTTTTGAAACCACTGCCTATAACTCGATATTAAATGAACAGCCAACTGCACCGCGGTTTCTAACTTATTAAAGGTTCGAACCCCGAGAATGTGAACTAAATCATTTGAACACGTAAAAATATTGGTTAAAGAGGCCATATCAAAAGAATCAGATATAAGGTCCTTCAACTTATCTAATTCAAACATGGATAGTTTATTATCAAGCGCTTCATAACTTTTATTCAGTAGGTGGTCAATCTTGGAGGATATTGAACACACATCCGTAGAAAACCACAGCAAACCACATCTTGTTATAGTAGCAGGTGTAGTATGGTCAAGGTTATCCGTTTCAAATAAAATGCGAAAGTTCGGCGGAATAGGAAGTCTTTCACCGTTTGGAAGCgttaaaattttattatcatcaaGAACAGAATTCATGGCTTCCACATATTCTGGGTCTAAATCACTATCAAATACTACCCAAATTCTCGAATTCTTAAAAGTTCCTGTGATATCATCGTTAACCCTTCTTAGAATCGAAGTAAAAAGCCCATCTCTCCACTCTAGCGTTGCTTTAAGCATACTTCCATACAAGGATTCTTTTGTAAGAACTTTTGTATCAATAACATAGACGACGTTAGCGTGACCATCAAAAATGGCCATGGCATCAATAACAGTTTTCCACGTTGCCGTTTTACCACAGCCTGCCTTACCTACCAGTATCAAAGCCTGTTGTGTTTTTTGCATGTAATAAAACTGCATACATTTCTTGAGAAATTCCTCAGACATTGAAAAGCCACTCCTTTGACCAGCGTCCTTTAAACATTGAACAATAGCCTTCGAATTTAGCGGCGTTCCAGCagaatcaaatattttcgATAATTCGTCTTTGAATACCAATTCATCGGTGTCACCGAGCGATGGTAAAATCActcttttcaaactttCGACTACCGTTTTTTCCCCTTCACCAAATTCACTAATCAAAGGGCTGCAATTTCTTAATACACCTTTTAGCGTTCTCAAACCAAAATGATAATGGTTCATTGAACTGCATTTTGAAGACAACAGTTctaaaaaatgaacaatTTTCGAAGCTAAAGACTTAGAATCTTCGAACCCCATAATTTGTAATATCATCTCTGCAATAGTACCACTTTGCGGAGATTTCATAGAGAATTCTCGAAaactcttcttcaaattttccgGTAACTCTGACCTTCCATTATACCCAGGATTCAAAGTAATAAACACTGCAGTGTGAGGGCTCAATGgagtttcttcttctaaaaGTGTAATATGGGACTTACCAACCTGGAGGCCATTTTGTATTTGTTGGATATTGGCAGACACCGCACTCAAAACTTTCTCATCGAGCCTATTGAATTCATCGAAGCATCCCCATGCGCCAATCTGTGTGATACCTACTAGAAGCCTGGAAAGAACCTGATAATCGAAGGAATCATCACAATTAAAAACTACAACCACGCGACCGAGATTTTGACCAAATGCTTTCACAGTTTCTGTTTTACCTGTGCCCGCAGGACCGAAGAAGCACCCACCATATTTTTGATGCAGAGAATCTGTGAGTGTCGCAAACCCAATAAGAAGCAACGGTGTATATATTAATCTTTCTGGGATGCCAATATACTCAAATTTATATTGCAAGAGGTAGCCACTCTGAGAAATAAAAACGGAGTTGAGATCATCTAAAGTGTCATTCTTTTGATAAAACTTTTGAACTTTCGCCCATAGTAGTCGAGCTTCTTCCTTAGTGGAACAATTTTTAAGCTGTCCAATAACGTTATTAAAATGCAAATACTCAACCAGTAGGGcctctatttttttcttcacgTTATCGGAAGATTTATTCAACTTATCCAGCAGTCCCTTAATCTTCATATCAACTTCTTTCCAGtactttgaaaattgaTTAGTTTGAAGGCATTTTTCAACGAGCTCCGTCCACATAACTTGAGCTGAGAGAAGAATGGCTTGAAAGATATATTTAGATACAACTACTTCAATGTCCGTTCCATCTTTCAGTTGGCCCAAACAGTCTCTAAATTGAGTGAAGACGCTTAGCTTAATTTCTGTGTCTAAAATGTTTAACCACTCTTGAGCTTGAATCGAGTCCTTCAGCtcgattttttcattcaaatttAGGACTTCACCTTCCACTGACCGCACACCGGTTATGAAATCTTCGAGGAATATTATAGACTCAATGCTTCCgaacattttcttcataaacTTTGAAACTTGGTCGTGGTGTTTTCCAGATCCTATgatttttaaaagatcaTCGTTGCCTAAAAAGTAAAACCTTGGGAATTGTCTTCTTTGTCTCTCTAAAAATGTCGATAGTGACGATTTTATCATCTTTAAAGAATCTATCGTTAACTTCAGAGTTGTGTCGAAATTTGGAATATGTATTACTTCGATTGTTGTGTCGAGTTGAAACGCTCTTGTGGTTATCATTTTATACTCACTGGTTAAGCTTTTAAATTTCGAAGTTTCGAGCGGTAAGAAGTTTTGAATGTCCAAGTTTTCACCAAGGATTCCATACAAGTCCAACCAGTAAAACTGTACTTCAACCCAATTTACCTGAATTTCAGATAATTTTGTCAGTTTAGATTCCAAATCCAAACAGTCTTGTTCAAAAATCTTGTAATAATTCGAAGCTTTCATAGAAACTAGCTCCTCTAGATCCTCTTTACAGGCTTGCTCCAGTACATCCCATTCCCTCACAAGCTTGAGTCCACTGGAGTGCTCTATGACTTCATATTGAGCTtccttccaaaattttttgattctGTTCAGAGACTTTTCTATAACAAATTCCTTTTGGGCTCTTTCTATAATCTTTGTAAGTAGTATTTCATTTAAAGTTAAATTGAGGACCATGACATCTTTAAGAGAAAACTCCAATTTATCCagtagatttttttgtatctGTCTTTTACCAATATCGCGGAATATCATGTTCCAATGTCGTGGCTTTAAAGCACCATCCTTTAACTCCACCAAGATTTTATTTACAGAGGTAAGCATGTTAACCTGTGAAAATAGCGATTTATACATCTCAAATTGTTTGACAGCTCTCGGCAGTTCATCCGCCCTCCGAAGAAAGTTTGCCAAATCCGATTGAAGTAGCAATACATCTACTCTACACCACGGCGTTTCGAAAGTTCTTTGAACATCTTCCCAAAGGTTTTTAATGCTCCTCCAAACTAGGTCATACGTTTTGACCTCTTCAACCACGTGTGTTAGCTGGTCATTCAAAACAACGGGGATCAGTAACATTTTTGCAGCGGCTGCGACAGAGTgcatctttttcttcaatttagTAATTGattcattgaaaaactcTAGGATTTTAAGTGCTTCAGGTGGAGTTAATGTTGGAGATATTGGTTTTCTGACTGACCAACTTTCGTTCAAAGATTGTGAGAgattattgatattttcaacgCCTTCTTCTAGACTTTTTGCTATAACAACGCGATGTTTTTGCAACTCTTGTTCAACATAGCTCAAACTTTGCCTCAACGAACTAAAATCGTTATCGAGCTGGTCTATATAGACAAAATGCGATGGAAACCTCACCTTCAGCTTTGTAAGCGCCCTCATAACAGACCCAAGCAGCTTGATTTGGATATCTCGTTCAGTGAGATGCCTTTTATTTACATTGACAGCCTCAATGATCACTGTTATATTCTTTAAAGAGgtaaaatttatatccatATCCTCGACAGCTTCTCTGTCCCTGTTCATATCTTCATGCAATTTTCTAGCATCGCGTTCATATATTGTTAAGAGATGCTTGCTGACATATAAGATCCAAGAATCCATTTTCGAACGGATATGACGTTGCGCATCTTCTGTATGAAGCACTAAGTTCTTTGAAAAGTTATTTCGGCTTATAATTAGATCGAATTTTGACTGAGAATCAAGAAGGCCTTTTAAAATTCCAAAGCATCTTTGTGTACTGTTATCGACTACTTCTAAAAACGCTTCCTCTGTAATTTGCCAGAGAAATTCCATCTTTTGCCATTCTTTGACGTAAGAATTTATCTTACAATGTAAATTTTGAACCTGTTCTATACAATTTTGTATATCATCTTTTAGTTTGATGACTAGCGAATTAAAAGTCAGGGTAGTGGAAAGAGGATGATCAGGGTCAtgcaaaaaattaattaaaACAACTTTGTTTAAAAGAGCCTCAATATCCTTCAGTAAAGAACGTTTCATAGCAGCTAACGATGGAGATGATGTTATTCTACCTTCATTGAAACTGAGTTTCAATACATGCTTTGGGaaatgcatttttttcaaatttaagCGTACTTTCTCCAAGATTATGCTGATAATTAAGTTATTAAACGTGGAAATATGGTCACTAACATTAGTAAGACCCTTGGtaaaaagattttcaaaaatagcTTGAATATTGCTTATTATTTCCTCCACTTCGTGCAGATCATCAGCAGTACCGTCAAAAGATTTCAGGCCAGAAAATTCCTTGGCAAACTGAGGCTCggagtttttcaatatttgaTAATCAGAAAGAATTCCATCAATTGACTTTTCCAATCTTGCTAGGCTGTGTACCGAACAGGACATTTCGGAACTTTCCTCTTGTAAAGATTCCCACGGCGTTATCAGAATTTGTTGTAATAGTAGCCATACAGTTTGCACGTTTCTCTTCAGAAAGATGTTCGTGTAAAATGTATAGGAAAGTGATTTACtaagtgaaaaaaaagtttgaatTAGTTCAACCAAGTTTATTGCCCTCGGATACAAATACATGTAAGTTCTCGCAATACGTACTATGTGGCTAGGCACTTGAAAAGCCATATAGGTTAAACTCCTTAATTCCGAGTAAGCAGCAGCTAAGGCAAAATCGAAGTTGACTTTTAGTTCATAATCATCCTCATTATTTCTTATAAGCTTTAAAATAGGTGTCGTCAAAAGATTTGCTGTTGCTTTTTCAGGAAAATTCCCCAACCAGTGAAGGAACACATCGTGAGGATTTGTTTCCTTACGTAGTTGTACTATCGAAGTTGATATCGAACGCCCTTCAAGTGTGTCATTCCAATTAGAACCAAAAAGTGCTTCGAGATACTGCACTATATTGTCAATACGGGATTGTACATTCAGAAAGTAGGAAATTCTTGCAGATATGGGAGGAATGTTATTTAAAGCTTCCACGTGCAGAATTTTAGGCAAGAGCTCTAAACCAGTCTCCAGTTGCCgtatatctttttttatttcaagtAGCAGTATCTGTTGATTCTCTAGTACTTTTACTTTTATCCTAGGACAAAGTTCCATTAATGGCTTGAATTTTACTAGATAACTTAATTTTTCGGTTGGACAGTGATCAGAGTCCATAAAACTTGCCAACGTATTTTGTAActtcttttccaaatcgAGCATGTTTTTACTGAATTCACTTTCGGCTTGCTCCAATTTCAATCGAAAATTCACGGAAATATCATGGATCTGCTCAAATGGATGATACAATCTCTGTATTTCTTCGTGATAAGTAGAAGGGGATATACTCTTAATGGTTTCTgccaatgaaaaaaatcgcTTGCGTGTGCttaaaatttcatccaAAGTAGCCTTTACGGATGCACTTGTAAATGTTAGCTTTTGTATAAGTAGCTCCTGTGGTGCTCTTTTCCTAAGATCCTCTCTTATTAAAAGATTGACATCCTGGACAATATCATCCCATTCTTCTATCATGCCTGCTGATTTTTCATATAAACCCAAAAAAGAACCATACTCTAGCTGAAATAAATCTGAAAGATTACTTAGAATTGCATCCATGACTTCTTGTGAAATTTTGTCCATCAGCACAACAAATCTTTGAACTGGATAACCTGAATATCtgaacttcttcaaagaagatGCTAAAACAGGAAATAGTTCCTGCAAGTCCTCAAGATTGCTTGCCTGGCGAACCTCATCGATAGGGATTGACGATAGAAATTGGTTATATTTATCCGCTAGCTTAAATTTATCTGAAAGTGAACCttcattcaataaatttgtTAAATTATGAAATCTCTTTGCGTTTGTTAGAACGGATAGACACACCTGAAATTCTTGGCTTTGTGTTTGTTCAATTAACGACTTCAGTACTTCGTAGAAATTCGACCAAAACTCAACTTCGTCTAAAAAAGaaccattttttatatctCTGTCAATGGCTAATGTTTGTTTAAGAACCAAAAACCATTTGTTTGCAATGCTTTGtaaaatgttcaaaaatctcatactttccaaatcattACTAGGAAGGTAGTTTGCATAATCATGTGAAGTAGCCCCTTTTGATACAGCCAATTTGATAATGCTAGGGACCATCGCTAAAAGATCTGGCGTTTCAATTGAGGTATGTAACTGTTGAAATTGTTTAGAAATGTCGTCAAGTTTCCTCCTCGTTTTATCTATAGTTTCGACAGAATATGTCTTTGTATCtgattttatcaattgGCCAAACACAGACGATACGCCATGTGTGATAATTGAGGCCAGGTTCCCCGCATTTACTGGACCAGGTAAGTATATGGCACTTATTTGT
The nucleotide sequence above comes from Saccharomyces cerevisiae S288C chromosome XI, complete sequence. Encoded proteins:
- the DYN1 gene encoding dynein heavy chain (Cytoplasmic heavy chain dynein; microtubule motor protein; member of the AAA+ protein family, required for anaphase spindle elongation; involved in spindle assembly, chromosome movement, and spindle orientation during cell division, targeted to microtubule tips by Pac1p; motility along microtubules inhibited by She1p), with the protein product MCKNEARLANELIEFVAATVTGIKNSPKENEQAFIDYLHCQYLERFQFFLGLLDGREFDTLFVFLFEELDRTIVTIDIGEEAIYDANLANKKYSTLLIIKSRSVIVDAEPIATQISAIYLPGPVNAGNLASIITHGVSSVFGQLIKSDTKTYSVETIDKTRRKLDDISKQFQQLHTSIETPDLLAMVPSIIKLAVSKGATSHDYANYLPSNDLESMRFLNILQSIANKWFLVLKQTLAIDRDIKNGSFLDEVEFWSNFYEVLKSLIEQTQSQEFQVCLSVLTNAKRFHNLTNLLNEGSLSDKFKLADKYNQFLSSIPIDEVRQASNLEDLQELFPVLASSLKKFRYSGYPVQRFVVLMDKISQEVMDAILSNLSDLFQLEYGSFLGLYEKSAGMIEEWDDIVQDVNLLIREDLRKRAPQELLIQKLTFTSASVKATLDEILSTRKRFFSLAETIKSISPSTYHEEIQRLYHPFEQIHDISVNFRLKLEQAESEFSKNMLDLEKKLQNTLASFMDSDHCPTEKLSYLVKFKPLMELCPRIKVKVLENQQILLLEIKKDIRQLETGLELLPKILHVEALNNIPPISARISYFLNVQSRIDNIVQYLEALFGSNWNDTLEGRSISTSIVQLRKETNPHDVFLHWLGNFPEKATANLLTTPILKLIRNNEDDYELKVNFDFALAAAYSELRSLTYMAFQVPSHIVRIARTYMYLYPRAINLVELIQTFFSLSKSLSYTFYTNIFLKRNVQTVWLLLQQILITPWESLQEESSEMSCSVHSLARLEKSIDGILSDYQILKNSEPQFAKEFSGLKSFDGTADDLHEVEEIISNIQAIFENLFTKGLTNVSDHISTFNNLIISIILEKVRLNLKKMHFPKHVLKLSFNEGRITSSPSLAAMKRSLLKDIEALLNKVVLINFLHDPDHPLSTTLTFNSLVIKLKDDIQNCIEQVQNLHCKINSYVKEWQKMEFLWQITEEAFLEVVDNSTQRCFGILKGLLDSQSKFDLIISRNNFSKNLVLHTEDAQRHIRSKMDSWILYVSKHLLTIYERDARKLHEDMNRDREAVEDMDINFTSLKNITVIIEAVNVNKRHLTERDIQIKLLGSVMRALTKLKVRFPSHFVYIDQLDNDFSSLRQSLSYVEQELQKHRVVIAKSLEEGVENINNLSQSLNESWSVRKPISPTLTPPEALKILEFFNESITKLKKKMHSVAAAAKMLLIPVVLNDQLTHVVEEVKTYDLVWRSIKNLWEDVQRTFETPWCRVDVLLLQSDLANFLRRADELPRAVKQFEMYKSLFSQVNMLTSVNKILVELKDGALKPRHWNMIFRDIGKRQIQKNLLDKLEFSLKDVMVLNLTLNEILLTKIIERAQKEFVIEKSLNRIKKFWKEAQYEVIEHSSGLKLVREWDVLEQACKEDLEELVSMKASNYYKIFEQDCLDLESKLTKLSEIQVNWVEVQFYWLDLYGILGENLDIQNFLPLETSKFKSLTSEYKMITTRAFQLDTTIEVIHIPNFDTTLKLTIDSLKMIKSSLSTFLERQRRQFPRFYFLGNDDLLKIIGSGKHHDQVSKFMKKMFGSIESIIFLEDFITGVRSVEGEVLNLNEKIELKDSIQAQEWLNILDTEIKLSVFTQFRDCLGQLKDGTDIEVVVSKYIFQAILLSAQVMWTELVEKCLQTNQFSKYWKEVDMKIKGLLDKLNKSSDNVKKKIEALLVEYLHFNNVIGQLKNCSTKEEARLLWAKVQKFYQKNDTLDDLNSVFISQSGYLLQYKFEYIGIPERLIYTPLLLIGFATLTDSLHQKYGGCFFGPAGTGKTETVKAFGQNLGRVVVVFNCDDSFDYQVLSRLLVGITQIGAWGCFDEFNRLDEKVLSAVSANIQQIQNGLQVGKSHITLLEEETPLSPHTAVFITLNPGYNGRSELPENLKKSFREFSMKSPQSGTIAEMILQIMGFEDSKSLASKIVHFLELLSSKCSSMNHYHFGLRTLKGVLRNCSPLISEFGEGEKTVVESLKRVILPSLGDTDELVFKDELSKIFDSAGTPLNSKAIVQCLKDAGQRSGFSMSEEFLKKCMQFYYMQKTQQALILVGKAGCGKTATWKTVIDAMAIFDGHANVVYVIDTKVLTKESLYGSMLKATLEWRDGLFTSILRRVNDDITGTFKNSRIWVVFDSDLDPEYVEAMNSVLDDNKILTLPNGERLPIPPNFRILFETDNLDHTTPATITRCGLLWFSTDVCSISSKIDHLLNKSYEALDNKLSMFELDKLKDLISDSFDMASLTNIFTCSNDLVHILGVRTFNKLETAVQLAVHLISSYRQWFQNLDDKSLKDVITLLIKRSLLYALAGDSTGESQRAFIQTINTYFGHDSQELSDYSTIVIANDKLSFSSFCSEIPSVSLEAHEVMRPDIVIPTIDTIKHEKIFYDLLNSKRGIILCGPPGSGKTMIMNNALRNSSLYDVVGINFSKDTTTEHILSALHRHTNYVTTSKGLTLLPKSDIKNLVLFCDEINLPKLDKYGSQNVVLFLRQLMEKQGFWKTPENKWVTIERIHIVGACNPPTDPGRIPMSERFTRHAAILYLGYPSGKSLSQIYEIYYKAIFKLVPEFRSYTEPFARASVHLYNECKARYSTGLQSHYLFSPRELTRLVRGVYTAINTGPRQTLRSLIRLWAYEAWRIFADRLVGVKEKNSFEQLLYETVDKYLPNQDLGNISSTSLLFSGLLSLDFKEVNKTDLVNFIEERFKTFCDEELEVPMVIHESMVDHILRIDRALKQVQGHMMLIGASRTGKTILTRFVAWLNGLKIVQPKIHRHSNLSDFDMILKKAISDCSLKESRTCLIIDESNILETAFLERMNTLLANADIPDLFQGEEYDKLLNNLRNKTRSLGLLLDTEQELYDWFVGEIAKNLHVVFTICDPTNNKSSAMISSPALFNRCIINWMGDWDTKTMSQVANNMVDVIPMEFTDFIVPEVNKELVFTEPIQTIRDAVVNILIHFDRNFYQKMKVGVNPRSPGYFIDGLRALVKLVTAKYQDLQENQRFVNVGLEKLNESVLKVNELNKTLSKKSTELTEKEKEARSTLDKMLMEQNESERKQEATEEIKKILKVQEEDIRKRKEVVMKSIQDIEPTILEAQRGVKNIKKQQLTEIRSMVNPPSGVKIVMEAVCAILGYQFSNWRDIQQFIRKDDFIHNIVHYDTTLHMKPQIRKYMEEEFLSDPNFTYETINRASKACGPLYQWVNAQINFSKVLENVDPLRQEMKRIEFESLKTKANLLAAEEMTQDLEASIEVSKRKYSLLIRDVEAIKTEMSNVQANLDRSISLVKSLTFEKERWLNTTKQFSKTSQELIGNCIISSIYETYFGHLNERERADMLVILKRLLGKFAVKYDVNYRFIDYLVTLDEKMKWLECGLDKNDYFLENMSIVMNSQDAVPFLLDPSSHMITVISNYYGNKTVLLSFLEEGFVKRLENAIRFGSVVIIQDGEFFDPIISRLISREFNHAGNRVTVEIGDHEVDVSGDFKLFIHSCDPSGDIPIFLRSRVRLVHFVTNKESIETRIFDITLTEENAEMQRKREDLIKLNTEYKLKLKNLEKRLLEELNNSQGNMLENDELMVTLNNLKKEAMNIEKKLSESEEFFPQFDNLVEEYSIIGKHSVKIFSMLEKFGQFHWFYGISIGQFLSCFKRVFIKKSRETRAARTRVDEILWLLYQEVYCQFSTALDKKFKMIMAMTMFCLYKFDIESEQYKEAVLTMIGVLSESSDGVPKLTVDTNNDLRYLWDYVTTKSYISALNWFKNEFFVDEWNIADVVANSENNYFTMASERDVDGTFKLIELAKASKESLKIIPLGSIENLNYAQEEISKSKIEGGWILLQNIQMSLSWVKTYLHKHVEETKAAEEHEKFKMFMTCHLTGDKLPAPLLQRTDRFVYEDIPGILDTVKDLWGSQFFTGKISGVWSVYCTFLLSWFHALITARTRLVPHGFSKKYYFNDCDFQFASVYLENVLATNSTNNIPWAQVRDHIATIVYGGKIDEEKDLEVVAKLCAHVFCGSDNLQIVPGVRIPQPLLQQSEEEERARLTAILSNTIEPADSLSSWLQLPRESILNYERLQAKEVASSTEQLLQEM